From the Pseudomonadota bacterium genome, one window contains:
- the dprA gene encoding DNA-protecting protein DprA, giving the protein MELKTLTEAERLDWARLARTENVGPITFLQLIERYGSAGAALAALPDLARQAGRASPLRTPSRAALEAEATRLHGLGGRFLAICEPDYPVSLRAISDPPPVVSLLGDARLLERRAVAMVGARNASANGKRLARALASDLGAAGFAVVSGFARGIDAAAHAGALAQGTVAALAGGIDVIYPPENAGLYGEIKEKGLLVAESPLGTEPRASHFPRRNRVISGLSLGVVVIEAAERSGSLITARRALDQGREVFAVPGSPLDPRAKGCNQLLRQGATLVETAEDVLSVLTPMAKLGESHRPAPAPVPPKASDSEVSTGRARVLDLLGPNPVAVDELVRQCQLSAAIVLAVLLEAELAGRLERHPGNQVALRYHSD; this is encoded by the coding sequence ATGGAGCTGAAAACTCTCACTGAGGCTGAACGGCTGGATTGGGCCCGCCTGGCGCGCACCGAGAATGTCGGGCCGATTACCTTTCTGCAGCTCATTGAGCGCTACGGGAGCGCCGGCGCGGCGCTGGCCGCCCTACCCGATCTGGCGCGCCAGGCCGGACGCGCTTCACCCTTGCGGACGCCGTCACGCGCCGCCCTGGAAGCCGAGGCCACGCGCCTCCATGGGCTCGGTGGACGCTTCTTGGCAATCTGCGAGCCGGACTACCCGGTCTCGCTCCGCGCCATATCCGACCCGCCCCCGGTCGTCAGCCTCCTCGGCGACGCTCGCCTCCTGGAGCGACGGGCGGTAGCGATGGTGGGTGCGCGCAACGCCTCGGCCAATGGCAAACGGCTCGCCCGCGCGCTTGCGTCCGACCTCGGAGCGGCCGGCTTCGCCGTGGTCTCCGGCTTCGCCCGGGGCATCGATGCCGCCGCCCATGCGGGCGCGCTCGCCCAGGGCACCGTGGCGGCCCTCGCCGGCGGCATCGATGTGATTTACCCGCCCGAAAACGCCGGACTCTATGGGGAGATCAAGGAAAAGGGCCTGCTGGTGGCCGAAAGCCCGCTCGGGACAGAGCCCAGGGCCAGCCACTTTCCCCGCCGCAACCGGGTCATTTCCGGACTCTCCTTGGGCGTGGTGGTGATCGAGGCGGCCGAGCGCTCGGGCTCGCTCATCACCGCCAGGCGCGCCCTAGACCAGGGCCGCGAGGTCTTCGCCGTACCGGGATCGCCCTTGGATCCCCGGGCCAAGGGGTGCAATCAGCTCCTGCGCCAAGGGGCTACTTTGGTGGAGACCGCCGAAGACGTCCTATCGGTGCTTACCCCCATGGCAAAGCTCGGAGAATCCCACCGTCCCGCCCCCGCGCCGGTGCCGCCCAAAGCCAGCGATTCCGAGGTTTCCACCGGTCGGGCTCGGGTGCTGGATCTGCTCGGCCCCAATCCGGTCGCGGTTGACGAATTGGTCCGGCAGTGCCAATTGTCAGCCGCAATCGTCCTTGCGGTATTGCTTGAGGCCGAGCTGGCGGGCCGCTTGGAGCGTCACCCGGGAAACCAGGTTGCGCTCCGCTACCACAGCGACTAG
- the plsY gene encoding glycerol-3-phosphate 1-O-acyltransferase PlsY, whose protein sequence is MPSPLGDLSFVWPFYAAFLVAYLVGSIPFGLVLTKLAGLGDIRRIGSGSIGATNVLRTGRKGLAALTLILDGGKGTAAVLAAGTMGPDMAVLAGAGVLIGHCFPVWLRFKGGKGVATALGVLLGIAPAAGAVACLTWLAVAAVFRYSSLASLTALALAPAYVWYGGDKQQVQLAAFIAAVVYLRHAPNILRLIRGEESKISFRATKSDG, encoded by the coding sequence ATGCCCAGCCCCCTCGGCGATCTCAGCTTCGTGTGGCCGTTCTATGCGGCGTTCCTTGTGGCCTACCTCGTGGGCTCGATCCCATTCGGCCTGGTGCTGACCAAGCTCGCGGGGCTCGGCGACATTCGCCGCATAGGCTCGGGCAGTATCGGGGCGACCAATGTGCTCCGCACCGGACGGAAGGGTCTGGCGGCGCTGACCCTCATCCTCGATGGCGGCAAGGGGACCGCCGCGGTCCTCGCCGCCGGCACCATGGGCCCGGACATGGCCGTATTGGCCGGCGCCGGCGTCCTGATCGGCCATTGCTTCCCGGTCTGGCTCCGCTTCAAGGGCGGCAAGGGCGTTGCCACCGCGCTGGGAGTGCTGCTTGGCATCGCCCCTGCGGCCGGAGCCGTGGCCTGCTTGACCTGGCTCGCCGTCGCCGCGGTATTCCGGTATTCCTCGCTGGCGTCGCTGACCGCGCTGGCGCTGGCCCCGGCCTATGTCTGGTATGGCGGCGACAAGCAGCAGGTCCAGCTCGCAGCCTTCATCGCCGCCGTCGTCTATCTCCGCCACGCTCCCAACATCCTCAGGCTCATCCGCGGCGAAGAGTCGAAGATCAGCTTCCGGGCCACCAAGAGCGACGGGTAG
- a CDS encoding Gfo/Idh/MocA family oxidoreductase — protein sequence MPRTRIAVIGLGLAVTPHAKSLMDLADRVEVVAAVAPSAERRKGFALRFPFPTADDVDGVLADKSISAVMILTPPNTHLNLASRAARAGKHVLLEKPLEITTDRAATLVRTVRAAGVRLGCVLQMRFRPAGRRLIELVDQGALGHLVGASLSVRWWRPQSYYDEPGRGSMSRDGGGVLITQAIHALDLLLRLTGEVADVRSLQGKTAIHRMEGEDVVAAGVRYANGAIGSIDATTAAFPGFPERLELVGTKGTAAMTGGALEVYYQDGRRETIEAAGGTGGGADPMAFAHDAHRDLIADFLDAIEEKRDPTVTGEQLLEVHRLIDRLLDTGRPN from the coding sequence ATGCCCCGCACCCGCATTGCCGTCATCGGCCTCGGCCTCGCCGTCACTCCCCACGCCAAGAGCCTCATGGACCTCGCCGACCGGGTCGAGGTGGTGGCGGCCGTCGCTCCCTCCGCGGAGCGACGGAAGGGCTTCGCCCTGCGCTTTCCGTTTCCCACCGCCGACGATGTCGACGGCGTGCTCGCCGACAAATCGATTTCGGCGGTGATGATCCTGACGCCGCCCAACACCCATTTGAATCTAGCCAGTCGCGCCGCACGCGCGGGCAAGCATGTGCTCTTGGAGAAGCCCCTCGAGATCACCACCGATCGGGCCGCGACCTTGGTCAGGACCGTGCGGGCTGCGGGAGTGCGCCTCGGCTGCGTCCTGCAGATGCGCTTCCGCCCGGCCGGGCGGCGGCTGATCGAGCTGGTGGATCAGGGGGCCCTCGGGCACCTCGTCGGCGCCAGCCTGTCGGTCCGCTGGTGGCGGCCGCAGAGCTATTACGACGAGCCCGGGCGCGGCAGCATGAGCCGCGATGGCGGCGGCGTCTTGATCACCCAGGCGATCCACGCCCTCGATCTCCTGCTGCGGTTGACCGGCGAGGTCGCCGACGTGCGCAGCCTCCAGGGCAAGACCGCGATCCATCGCATGGAGGGCGAAGACGTGGTCGCCGCCGGTGTGCGCTATGCCAACGGCGCCATCGGCAGCATCGATGCGACCACGGCGGCCTTCCCGGGCTTCCCTGAGCGCTTGGAGCTGGTCGGCACCAAGGGCACCGCGGCGATGACCGGCGGCGCGCTCGAGGTCTATTACCAAGACGGCAGGCGGGAGACCATCGAAGCCGCCGGCGGTACCGGCGGCGGCGCCGATCCCATGGCCTTTGCCCATGACGCCCACCGCGACCTCATCGCCGACTTCCTCGACGCGATTGAAGAGAAGCGGGATCCCACCGTCACCGGCGAGCAACTCCTCGAGGTGCACCGGCTGATCGATCGGCTGCTGGACACCGGCCGGCCGAACTAA